The Styela clava chromosome 13, kaStyClav1.hap1.2, whole genome shotgun sequence genome has a window encoding:
- the LOC120332609 gene encoding neurogenic locus notch homolog protein 1-like — protein MYSMLYTLLVCSTISMKSISAVTPVTDLRCSETVPANGCEYICLSNGDCASNELCCPDQDCGTVCWPFDPCDPSPCQNGGTCVADGRDFTCLCKNGFEGEVCESPVTPVTDPRCTATVPANGCEYICLSNGDCESNELCCPDQDCGTVCWPFDPCDPSPCQNGGTCIADGRDYTCVCKKGFKGDDCKHPSSKCPFHMPEVTCKPDLCSDSPCRLLPQLICRISRCGRCKTRFYNRFGVEFPCNLLVGLFLK, from the exons CTGTTACCCCAGTAACGGACTTGAGATGTAGTGAAACGGTTCCTGCTAATGGTTGTGAATATATATGTCTGTCGAATGGCGACTGTGCATCTAACGAATTGTGTTGTCCGGACCAAGATTGTGGAACGGTTTGTTGGCCGTTTGACCCATGCGACCCATCACCGTGTCAAAATGGCGGAACGTGCGTTGCAGACGGAAGAGATTTCACCTGTCTGTGCAAGAATGGATTTGAGGGAGAAGTTTGTGAATCAC CTGTTACCCCGGTAACGGACCCGAGATGTACTGCAACGGTTCCTGCTAATGGTTGTGAGTATATATGTCTGTCGAATGGCGACTGTGAATCTAACGAATTGTGTTGTCCAGACCAAGATTGTGGAACGGTATGTTGGCCGTTTGACCCATGCGACCCATCACCGTGTCAAAATGGCGGAACGTGCATTGCAGACGGAAGAGATTACACTTGTGTGTGCAAGAAGGGATTTAAGGGCGACGATTGTAAac ATCCTAGTTCCAAATGTCCATTCCATATGCCAGAAGTTACCTGCAAACCGGATTTGTGTTCTGATTCTCCATGCCGACTACTTCCACAATTGATCTGCAGAATAAGTAGATGTGGACGCTGCAAGACTCGCTTCTACAATCGTTTTGGTGTTGAATTTCCTTGCAATTTACTAGTTGGATTGTTCTTAAAATGA
- the LOC120332359 gene encoding uncharacterized protein LOC120332359, giving the protein MHSILYTLWVCSTIAVKSLSAQDCTTDGCQNGGVCEINGICTCTGVWIGPLCGETACDSLPCLNGGVCTPKDMGSFECTCKLGMTGTTCSTPVTPVTDSRCTATVPANGCEIICLSNDGCASNELCCPDQGCGTVCWPFDPCDPSPCENGGTCIADGRDFTCLCKKGFEGEVCESPVTPVTDPRCIVPPAASGCEIQCVENGDCESNELCCPGGACGTVCMAFDPCDPSPCQHDGICVADGRDFTCKCKLGFMGTFCQITDDVEIDPKCPEPEPVVCVRMGDIECLNNEGCESGEICCAGSCGGTQCIEPKKKNLNLLTFAFIALLSRPKQCPSDCLYRACHTGHICPTHIYATCGTTCPDCRPRFYTKWNQDISSLCQCPYHVPRVSHCGMHLCTQSHCYGNPALECRISSCRGCRAGYFDIYGREILSCNQPRGIAVSYVQR; this is encoded by the exons ATGCATTCGATACTGTATACCTTGTGGGTCTGCAGTACAATAGCTGTGAAGTCTTTATCAG CTCAAGACTGTACTACGGACGGGTGTCAAAATGGAGGGGTCTGCGAAATTAATGGAATATGCACCTGCACAGGCGTTTGGATAGGACCACTCTGTGGCGAAA CTGCTTGTGATTCCTTACCTTGCTTGAACGGTGGAGTGTGCACTCCTAAAGATATGGGAAGTTTTGAATGCACTTGTAAACTGGGAATGACAGGAACAACTTGTAGTACGC CTGTTACCCCAGTAACGGACTCGAGATGTACTGCAACGGTTCCTGCTAATGGTTGTGAGATTATATGTCTGTCAAATGACGGCTGTGCATCTAACGAATTGTGTTGTCCAGACCAAGGTTGTGGAACGGTATGTTGGCCGTTTGACCCATGCGACCCATCACCGTGTGAAAATGGCGGAACGTGTATTGCAGACGGAAGAGATTTCACCTGTCTGTGCAAGAAGGGATTTGAGGGAGAAGTTTGTGAATCac CTGTTACCCCAGTGACGGATCCGAGATGTATTGTACCGCCCGCTGCTAGTGGTTGTGAGATTCAATGTGTGGAGAATGGCGACTGTGAATCTAACGAATTGTGTTGCCCAGGCGGGGCTTGTGGGACGGTTTGCATGGCGTTTGACCCATGTGACCCATCACCATGTCAACACGACGGAATCTGCGTTGCCGACGGAAGAGATTTTACCTGTAAATGCAAACTTGGATTCATGGGAACATTTTGTCAAATAA CTGATGACGTCGAAATTGATCCGAAATGTCCAGAACCAGAACCCGTGGTATGTGTAAGAATGGGCGACATAGAATGTCTGAACAACGAAGGCTGTGAAAGCGGAGAAATATGCTGCGCTGGTAGCTGCGGAGGAACTCAATGCATCGaacccaagaaaaaaaatctaa ATTTGCTCACCTTCGCTTTTATAGCCCTACTGTCTCGACCCAAACAATGCCCGAGTGACTGCTTATATAGGGCTTGTCACACTGGACATATCTGTCCCACGCATATCTACGCCACTTGTGGCACTACCTGTCCCGATTGTCGTCCACGTTTCTATACCAAATGGAATCAAGATATATCGTCACTTT GCCAATGTCCATACCATGTTCCTCGAGTTTCTCACTGCGGAATGCATTTATGCACCCAGTCTCATTGCTATGGTAACCCCGCTTTGGAATGCAGAATCAGCAGCTGTCGAGGATGCAGGGCCGGATACTTCGACATTTACGGTCGTGAAATTCTATCTTGCAATCAACCACGTGGGATAGCGGTCAGCTATGTTCAAAGATAA
- the LOC120332360 gene encoding uronyl 2-sulfotransferase-like translates to MPRFTKQKLVLTVASVALLVYCFRNWEPLKRVDSNNRNEKYKTVSRIKKNTENKSIELDMEAFKKSRTRTVFYNRVGKCGSRALMALVNHLSGRNNFWVQESLVTAVEHPGVYESLQEMMTINNLVPPSFYNRHIHYLDFKRYHLKKPIYINMIRDPIERFASHYNYLKYGDLQGEVKTGSQSDLEDINDCVDKSVGVCDPNSEMMFYIGLYFCGVHDPPCLQPDEHKRVEIATTHIDEDYLFVGILEEFETTLLLLEKLLPGYFTGVMKVRAFQNFQQRKNETATRKQDFLTDKSREKLRTINMVDEYKVYFHVKEKFNKLKQKFGIS, encoded by the coding sequence ATGCCAAGATTTACCAAGCAAAAGCTAGTGCTGACTGTGGCATCAGTTGCTTTATTAGTGTATTGCTTTCGGAACTGGGAACCTTTGAAAAGAGTAGATTCAAATAAtcgaaatgaaaaatataaaactgtatcaaggattaaaaaaaatacagaaaataaatcaattgaATTAGATATGGAAGCATTCAAAAAATCTAGAACCAGGACAGTCTTTTATAATCGTGTCGGAAAGTGTGGAAGTAGAGCACTTATGGCGTTAGTTAATCATCTGTCTGGTCGCAACAATTTTTGGGTCCAGGAATCACTGGTAACGGCAGTTGAACATCCAGGTGTTTATGAGTCTTTGCAAGAAATGATGACAATTAATAACCTTGTTCCACCCTCGTTTTACAACAGGCATATTCATTATTTAGATTTTAAACGATATCATCTCAAGAAGCCTATTTATATTAACATGATACGAGACCCGATTGAAAGATTTGCTTCTCATTATAATTATCTCAAATACGGAGACCTTCAGGGCGAAGTAAAAACTGGTTCGCAATCTGACTTGGAAGATATAAACGATTGTGTAGACAAAAGTGTTGGAGTCTGTGATCCTAATTCTGAAATGATGTTTTACATAGGATTGTATTTTTGTGGTGTGCATGATCCTCCATGTTTACAACCGGATGAACATAAGAGAGTCGAAATTGCAACAACACACATTGACGAAGACTATTTGTTCGTGGGTATCTTAGAAGAATTTGAAACAACCCTCTTACTATTAGAAAAATTGTTGCCGGGGTATTTCACAGGGGTGATGAAAGTACGCGCTTTTCAGAATTTTCAGCAACGAAAAAATGAGACCGCAACTAGGAAGCAAGATTTTCTTACAGACAAATCTAGAGAAAAGTTACGAACGATTAATATGGTGGATGAATATAAAGTTTATTTCCACGTTAAagaaaaatttaacaaattgaAGCAAAAATTTGGCATTTCTTGA